A single genomic interval of Armigeres subalbatus isolate Guangzhou_Male chromosome 1, GZ_Asu_2, whole genome shotgun sequence harbors:
- the LOC134206854 gene encoding uncharacterized protein LOC134206854, producing MKAATIAAISRPVEAPDHTLFNRYSSLTRLIRIAAYCRRFVRHCRAKLTRIDLQVTPFLTAEELHQALIGLVKVVQDECFSHEIAIVRAGTEADLRKSPLKTLHPFIHDELLLVGGRLNHSSYSFTRKHPILLPEVHPLTSLLIDSVHKQLLHAGPRAMIAHIREQFWPLHLRNLVRRHVNTCLRCYRVRPQSECQLMGQLPKVRVTPARAFLNTGVDYCGPVWLKSPVRRAAPIRTYVSVFVCMVTKAVHLELVSDLSTDAFIAALKRFVARRGKPIALFCDNATNFKGADKQLRELCSQLNHQQVASFCAESAIQFNFIPANAPTFGGLWEAAVKSMKHHFRRVVGLEALPSEAMHTVLCQIESCLNSRPLTAVSEDPSDMDFLTPGNFLVGSALQSIPEPGLS from the coding sequence ATGAAAGCAGCTACAATTGCAGCTATCTCACGGCCAGTCGAGGCACCCGATCACACTCTGTTCAATCGATACTCGTCACTGACGAGGCTTATCCGCATCGCTGCTTATTGTCGCCGTTTTGTGCGGCATTGTCGTGCCAAGTTAACTAGAATAGATCTGCAAGTTACACCATTCCTTACCGCCGAGGAACTGCATCAGGCGCTCATCGGCCTCGTGAAGGTCGTTCAAGATGAGTGCTTCAGCCACGAAATCGCTATTGTTCGGGCTGGAACTGAAGCAGATCTAAGAAAATCACCACTCAAAACTCTCCATCCGTTCATCCATGATGAATTACTCCTTGTCGGTGGCCGACTAAACCACTCCTCGTACTCGTTTACACGTAAGCATCCGATACTCCTGCCTGAAGTGCACCCACTAACGTCACTGCTCATCGATTCGGTGCACAAGCAACTCCTACACGCTGGTCCTCGCGCGATGATCGCACACATTCGTGAGCAATTCTGGCCTCTACACCTTCGTAACTTGGTACGGAGGCATGTCAACACTTGCTTGCGTTGTTATCGCGTCCGACCGCAGTCGGAATGTCAGCTGATGGGCCAACTCCCGAAAGTTCGAGTAACACCAGCAAGAGCCTTCCTCAACACCGGTGTCGATTATTGCGGCCCTGTTTGGCTCAAGTCTCCAGTAAGAAGAGCTGCGCCGATTCGAACCTACGTCTCCGTCTTCGTATGCATGGTCACTAAAGCCGTGCATCTTGAACTTGTCAGCGATCTCAGCACCGATGCTTTCATTGCTGCATTGAAACGGTTTGTTGCTCGCCGTGGTAAACCAATCGCATTGTTTTGCGACAACGCCACCAACTTCAAAGGTGCAGACAAGCAACTACGAGAGCTCTGTTCGCAGCTCAACCACCAGCAAGTGGCATCGTTCTGTGCTGAATCCGCCATCCAGTTCAATTTCATTCCTGCAAACGCACCAACGTTCGGCGGCCTTTGGGAGGCCGCAGTCAAATCCATGAAGCACCACTTCCGGAGAGTCGTGGGTCTAGAAGCACTGCCAAGCGAAGCCATGCACACTGTTCTCTGCCAAATCGAAAGCTGCCTCAATTCGCGGCCGCTCACTGCAGTCTCGGAGGATCCAAGCGACATGGACTTTCTCACTCCGGGAAACTTTCTTGTTGGGTCGGCTCTGCAATCGATCCCCGAGCCCGGCCTGTCTTAA
- the LOC134209430 gene encoding cilia- and flagella-associated protein 58: MDQIVEESGEDSQAPESTFEDDLIPKEISDEFFEEMCSKANLTVKDLQGNQQYALAEDFQKLLLTSQQLRQQLLDEQDKIDKMQGEVAAAAERVTHALAISQKDQDTIQALRSEIEDAWKRADAAQSREQTAQEAMNQMREKLDKLSAESSDRHGDKGDDVGAAMGKHKENILRERDRLFVEVEELNRRLNTQRIYTEELDQKCTDSENKVKELFKSLDETSNDAFRDKRMLETLQIQHAEVTAELALKTDEASHFKKLSEASHKTTVHQNMQMAAIRTTLERLTTSNNLLQVKLAKAQGDFENMVQLKEKVTNELNTKVNILKLKEDENNKFRLENTKLTKNKELLQKKIVTIETSKSTFEQEVTKLKNVIVTFEKERDATKRAFDLSKKQVDAVLRERDLARKDLTKANKMTSDLLEQITLLEKQQKTLENEIKAYQATAQKQAMLMLKIEKDRDRNVEEVQNLSDKLEQINEDLLYKQNQIVELREKLKETEAKLFQCQTSLETTRSERNIFERDLAACMRDNDSLKDRLKTSVHSVDQLKDDNATKVAELFKANKTIDKIEKEKQSLKTEVQNISITLQHTKSELNEKLMENARLNKTLTEDAASMIRLKKQLDGTINEKDLIKVQLTQRVDEINNLTEKLNMLNMALDRGESQYRDRLDDIRLLKIEISNLRSQRNLLTRGLANTADMRQEVLQLNRVLNQERVKARALEDEMQTPMNVHRWRKLTGKDPEKMDLIVKVQTLQRRVLYQSVTVSEQEKTINESDKMYDELKQVVEKLPHQKMREQLCATQRALTARTKKLKALTAEIRVKETDSKSQECLVDELKKSLLETKKELVKEKREKQKLTETMRNALMPANGGRGQTAHASNVIMVRRNTAGALWTRNRNSASQFTITI, encoded by the exons ATGGATCAAATAGTTGAGGAAAGTGGCGAGGACTCGCAGGCACCGGAGTCGACATTCGAGGATGACCTTATTCCGAAAGAGATATCCGATGAATTCTTCGAGGAAATGTGCTCGAAAGCTAACCTG ACGGTGAAAGACTTGCAGGGAAACCAGCAATATGCCTTGGCGGAGGATTTTCAGAAGTTGTTGCTCACCAGTCAACAGTTGAGGCAGCAGTTGTTGGACGAACAggataaaattgataaaatgcaAGGCGAGGTTGCTGCTGCAGCAGAGCGTGTCACACATGCATTGGCCATCTCACAGAAGGACCAGGACACTATCCAAGCGTTGCGTTCGGAAATTGAGGATGCATGGAAAAGGGCAGATGCTGCCCAGTCCCGTGAGCAAACGGCTCAGGAAGCAATGAATCAAATGCGAGAAAAGTTGGATAAATTATCGGCGGAATCCTCTGACAGACATGGCGACAAGGGAGATGACGTGGGAGCGGCGATGGGCAAACACAAGGAAAACATCTTGAGGGAAAGAgatcgtttgtttgtagaagtcGAGGAGCTCAATCGTCGTCTTAATACGCAACGAATATACACGGAAGAACTGGATCAGAAATGTACCGATTCCGAGAATAAAGTGAAAGAGCTTTTCAAATCACTTGATGAAACTTCAAACGATGCATTCCGAGACAAGAGAATGTTGGAGACCTTGCAGATTCAACATGCTGAGGTTACCGCGGAGCTGGCGTTGAAAACAGATGAAGCGTCACATTTTAAGAAGCTGTCGGAAGCCAGTCACAAGACAACGGTGCATCAGAACATGCAGATGGCCGCAATCCGAACCACTTTGGAACGATTGACTACCAGTAACAACCTTTTGCAGGTAAAATTGGCAAAGGCCCAGGGGGATTTTGAAAACATGGTTCAACTCAAGGAGAAGGTCACAAACGAATTAAATACTaaagtgaatattttaaaaCTGAAAGAAGATGAAAACAACAAATTCCGTCTCGAAAATACAAAGTTGACGAAAAATAAAGAGTTATTGCAGAAAAAGATAGTAACAATCGAGACATCCAAGAGTACATTTGAACAGGAAGTAACAAAATTGAA AAATGTCATTGTAACGTTTGAAAAGGAACGTGATGCGACTAAAAGAGCATTCGATTTATCAAAGAAGCAGGTGGATGCAGTTCTGCGTGAACGTGACTTGGCTAGAAAGGATTTGACTAAAGCGAACA AAATGACATCGGATCTGCTGGAACAGATAACCTTACTGGAGAAGCAGCAGAAAACGTTGGAAAACGAAATCAAAGCCTACCAAGCCACTGCCCAGAAGCAAGCTATGCTGATGCTCAAAATTGAGAAGGATCGCGATAGAAACGTTGAAGAAGTGCAAAACCTGAGCGACAAACTTGAGCAAATAAACGAAGACCTACTCTACAAGCAGAACCAAATCGTAGAACTACGCGAAAAGTTAAAGGAAACAGAAGCGAAGCTGTTCCAGTGTCAGACATCACTTGAGACGACTAGGAGCGAGAGAAACATCTTCGAGCGTGATTTGGCCGCCTGCATGAGAGACAACGACAGCCtcaaagatcgcttgaaaacatCCGTACATTCCGTTGACCAACTGAAAGATGACAATGCAACAAAGGTAGCAGAATTGTTCAAAGCAAACAAGACCATTGacaaaatagaaaaagaaaaacagtcACTCAAAACAGAGGTACAGAATATCTCGATCACTCTACAGCACACTAAGTCAGAACTGAACGAAAAACTAATGGAAAATGCACGGCTGAACAAAACACTGACGGAGGATGCCGCAAGCATGATACGACTGAAGAAACAACTGGATGGAACAATCAACGAAAAAGATTTAATAAAAGTGCAGCTAACACAGCGTGTAGACGAGATCAATAACTTAACCGAGAAGTTGAATATGCTGAACATGGCTTTGGATCGAGGTGAAAGCCAATACAGAGATCGGTTGGACGACATTCGACTGCTGAAAATAGAGATCAGTAACTTAAGATCGCAAAGAAATCTTCTGACAAGAGGACTGGCTAACACAGCCGATATGCGACAGGAAGTGCTGCAGTTGAATCGTGTGCTGAACCAGGAACGCGTGAAGGCAAGAGCACTTGAAGACGAGATGCAAACGCCAATGAATGTTCACCGGTGGCGCAAACTGACCGGGAAGGACCCGGAAAAGATGGATCTTATTGTCAAAGTGCAGACGCTGCAACGTAGAGTTCTGTATCAGTCGGTCACGGTATCGGAACAGGAGAAGACCATCAACGAGTCGGATAAGATGTACGACGAGTTGAAGCAAGTGGTGGAGAAGTTGCCGCATCAGAAGATGAGGGAACAGTTGTGTGCCACGCAAAGGGCCCTCACGGCACGAACCAAGAAGTTGAAAGCACTGACAGCAGAAATTCGTGTCAAAGAAACGGACAGTAAAAGCCAAGAGTGTCTGGTGGATGAGCTGAAGAAATCCCTTTTGGAAACGAAGAAAGAACTTGTTAAAGAG AAACGAGAGAAACAGAAGCTAACCGAAACGATGCGCAATGCATTGATGCCAGCCAACGGAGGTCGAGGGCAGACTGCTCATGCGTCGAACGTTATTATGGTTAGGAGGAACACTGCCGGTGCCCTGTGGACAAGAAATCGAAATTCCGCATCCCAATTTACAATTACGATATAA